Proteins encoded together in one Musa acuminata AAA Group cultivar baxijiao chromosome BXJ3-6, Cavendish_Baxijiao_AAA, whole genome shotgun sequence window:
- the LOC103989612 gene encoding probable E3 ubiquitin ligase SUD1 yields MADVAPRNGVESHAAVLVAIAGSGGRSAAGGGDGDAETLPDAEKGACVVVDVGCGGQGTDVGGSDREDEKVCRICHLSPAGGEEGSGLIQLGCGCKGELGVAHRHCAEEWFRLKGNRYCEICGVNAKNIAGEEGSRSMEERHVRREPSIPHSHSLESDERGGCWRRQSYCNFLMACFIIASIFLWFFRVSMF; encoded by the exons ATGGCCGATGTTGCGCCGCGAAATGGCGTCGAATCCCACGCCGCCGTGCTGGTCGCTATTGCTGGCTCCGGCGGAAGGTCGGCCGCGGGAGGGGGGGATGGGGATGCAGAGACCCTTCCGGATGCAGAGAAGGGCGCCTGCGTGGTCGTCGACGTAGGATGCGGTGGCCAAGGGACCGACGTAGGCGGTAGCGACCGGGAGGACGAGAAGGTGTGCAGGATCTGCCATTTGAGCCCCGCCGGCGGAGAAGAGGGATCCGGGCTAATCCAGCTCGGTTGCGGGTGTAAGGGTGAGCTCGGCGTCGCGCATCGCCACTGCGCCGAGGAGTGGTTTAGGCTGAAAGGCAACCG GTATTGTGAAATATGCGGCGTGAATGCAAAGAACATCGCCGGTGAGGAAGGCAGCAGGTCGATGGAGGAAAGGCATGTCAGGAGAGAGCCGAGCATTCCGCACTCACACTCCTTGGAGAGTGATGAGAGGGGTGGCTGTTGGAGACGTCAATCTTACTGTAATTTCCTCATGGCGTGCTTCATAATAGCCTCCATATTTCTGTGGTTCTTCCGGGTAAGTATGTTCTAA
- the LOC135581410 gene encoding mitochondrial import receptor subunit TOM7-1-like has product MASKVSLKGKRKAGKGSKGPEERSACKCFKEWSTWAMKKAKVITHYGFILLIITIGMNSEPKPQLYQLLSPV; this is encoded by the coding sequence ATGGCGTCGAAGGTGTCGCTCAAGGGGAAGAGGAAGGCCGGGAAGGGCTCCAAGGGGCCGGAGGAGCGGTCGGCGTGCAAGTGCTTCAAGGAGTGGAGCACCTGGGCGATGAAGAAGGCCAAGGTGATCACTCACTATGGCTTTATTCTCCTCATCATCACCATCGGCATGAACTCCGAGCCCAAGCCCCAGCTCTACCAGCTGCTCAGTCCCGTCTGA